ACacaaatgtttttataaatttagtaaacaaaagtaaaataCGCATACATCCGTCATCTACTCTTTTTAACTCTATTATTAAACCTtcttttattgtatattcGGATATTGTCCAAACCAAAAGGTTATATGCTCGTATTGTGACAAGGATTGAGGCAGACTGGTTGCTCAAGCACGTATCTAAAAATTTTCAACTGATGAAAACGTAGCCCCAGATAATATGTTTGCGCGCACTGAGCGTGTGCAATATGTCAAGGGTGTGTAATATGTGCAGTGTGTATAATATGTGTAATGTTCGCATGGATATATGCGTgcacgtgtatatatatatatatatatatatatttatactctCTAATAGCAACTTGCGGATAGTAACACAACGAAAACGTagtaaaatgaacaaaagaGAGTCTTTTCTTTGCAAAAAGATGTtcatcatttattatttaaatttttcatatatttaaatgacgTTGCATTGAAAAAGAAGTCCATACAAGTGGGGATggatttatttttgtacaatttttttatgcatcACAGAGGGGGGCCATGTTTTttcatgttattttttttgccttaCAATTTTGCATCAACATTATAGCTCACTACATTTCCTTAGCTTTTCCTCTCcattttccatatttatattttttttttaagttgaTTTATCAAACTATAAACACTTTCCACGTTGGCCAATATGTACAATAGTGCATGTATATGCAATTACCATTTTAGCTGTAACAATGTGGGGAAACttagtgaaaaaaaaaaaaaaaaaggcaaaaaaaaatgaacaaatgtgCACGTGTGTATATGAacacgtaaatatatataattatgtaaaaaagggtaactatatgaatatactaatatatcCCGAAATAAATAcgttaattttaaaaatatagagcTGAGTGAATACATTTTCTACCGTTTTGTAAATTCACCAACAGAATTTGTCCCTCCCACTTTTCACCCGTTCATCTAGTTTTTGTTCATTAGTTAAGTTCcccttaatttttttatcaaccATTTTGTAAGACCATAGACcaactttttttcttatttttataacatcgTGTTTTGGTTTTTGCTCTATTACTTTAGCATACTGTAAATAAGTGGTACTTTTCTTATCTTCTGTGTTGCTATGTTCGTTTTCATGTGCCTTTCTTGCATCTTCCCTTGCATCTTCCCTTGCTTCTTCCCCTTTGCCTTTTCCTTGTCCAACTCCAACTTCAGCTCTTCCACTTTtgctaatataatatttgcaCGTCGTACTTATATCACTTGAAAATTCTTCATCAACAAGTAACGTTCTGTTACTTAAAATGGAGATGACTGTTCTCTCTTCTGTCTGCAAACTAGTaggattttttaaaatgattttATACCCTTTCTCTATTTCTTCTACAAATTTGGTTTCAAATCCTTGAATCGTGTTTTTTGTCGTTACTATTCTTCCACTCCCACTTAGTACAGTGATATCctcctccttttttttttttttttttttttctattccGCCTCTTTCGTacttttcttcctttttttctttttcgcctttttcgtatttttctttccttttcacTTGTTCATTTTGATCATAGCTGACCTTTACCTGCTCATCATTATCCTGGcttctacattttttatctattttttttttcttaattttaagtTTTAACATACCCCCCATAAATTTATCAGCATGTTTACTCATTCTTTATTTGAACGTCGTAATGTTACTACTTCGAAGCGGCTTCCTCTTTAGGATCATTTTTACTAaattgaaaaggaaaagaacttaaaaaatattgctgTTGTGAtgtcaaaaaaaataggaaaaaacaGGAGTATAAAGGTGCAAGTCGtgtacacataaatatttccatatatgtaaatgtatgttTAAGCAAAAGAATACGTAGTACCTACCTAACATATGTTATACGAGtgcgtaaatatatatatgtacataccaATATATGCGTACGTAATCACAGCACTCtgaactttttatttttctttaatacttacattcatttaaattttactatttcgtatatacatataatgcaAGATCaacattttaacaaaataaattttaacttGCATAAGGGGAAATGTTAAAATAGCTTttaccaatttttttttttttttttttaaatatactttatttcagttttaaaaaaattaccgAAAAGAAATTTTACCCATccgttttttccttttttgcatttttgcatttttgcatttttgcatttttgcatttttgcatttttgcattttgcatttttgcatttttgcattttgcattttgcattttgcatttttgcattttgcatttttgcatttttgcatttttgcatttttgcatttttgcattttgcattttgcttttttcttttattcatttattcatttaattgCAACTCTGGGGTTACAATTATCAGCGGAAATTCATTCTCCATAATTGCAAacatttaaacaaaaaaaagagaaaatagcaaaaatagCGAGAA
The sequence above is drawn from the Plasmodium malariae genome assembly, chromosome: 5 genome and encodes:
- the PmUG01_05024900 gene encoding conserved Plasmodium protein, unknown function, coding for MSKHADKFMGGMLKLKIKKKKIDKKCRSQDNDEQVKVSYDQNEQVKRKEKYEKGEKEKKEEKYERGGIEKKKKKKKEEDITVLSGSGRIVTTKNTIQGFETKFVEEIEKGYKIILKNPTSLQTEERTVISILSNRTLLVDEEFSSDISTTCKYYISKSGRAEVGVGQGKGKGEEAREDAREDARKAHENEHSNTEDKKSTTYLQYAKVIEQKPKHDVIKIRKKVGLWSYKMVDKKIKGNLTNEQKLDERVKSGRDKFCW